The DNA region AATAAATTTTGTCACTTTTTTGTAATAGCCATTTAAAAGTCACTTTCCTAGGTGCTTTTTCTTGCCAATTGTACCAGTTTGAGTAGTAAATCCCATAGGAAAATTCTGGCTTTGGCTGATGGATTATATCAGTTACATTTAAagcatttgcttttattttaaaaggcctaGATTTAGTGGTGTTTTTAATGAAGAGAAGTAAACTCTTAAAAAAGCCTTAACCTCCAAGGATTTGTAACTGGCACTAGTGTGACCAAGGCAGTTATCTATTGGCTAATTGTCCAGTGTGGAAATAATTATCACCTATGTCTGGGGCTGTTTTTTTCTTCACAGTTTTACCTGATCCTTTGTTTCCATACTTCAACCTCCTCAGTCTTCTTTCTCTACTGTCCTCATCAACCTCTGAGTACCTCCAAGGAACCTCTTAAAATATCATGGAACACAATTCCTGGAGGATTTTTTTCCTAGTGCCCATTAACATTTTTTCTGAAGCACTCCAGAGGCTAAGGAAAcatgaaaaatcaataaattgtgTTTTGATACTTAACTGCTTAGTGAAAATTTGACAGAAGAGGTAttgaaccttttttaaaaaattgtcactgGGTTTACACAATTCATATTTTCCTATCCCATATTGCCATGGAGAATAATATAATCTGAAGCTAGCTGTATGCAGCTTTTCTGCTAAGAGTGCTAGGGTCATCCTCAAGGTAATAAGCACTAATAATTACAACTATCCCTCCGTTTTCGGTATCTCTCTACACTCCTGACTCATATAGGACGAAGAACTTTGAGTCTGGCAAGGCCTATAAGGCAACATGGGGAGATGGTGGAGACACCTCATCTAGCAATATAATATCTAAGCAGCCAGGTCGGGTGACAAATGGTCAGCCTCAGCAAACAGCCACAGGAGCAGCCACCGGCGGTTATGTTAAACGGTATGCCAGCTTTTCCTgatactttttctcttttcctaaatAGATGGCTCACTCAGATGGCTGGAGTGAGCCATTTATATGAACCTTAACTCAAAGTAGAAATTGCATTActtccattttaaaatgtatattttaaaatctggctTGTGACAGACTGTTGCCTTGGATGATtggattaatttttctttatactttgtaGCCCTTTCTGACTTATTGAAGTATGTTTTACCTTTGTAaacaggaaaaaattatttttttaatgtatcatctAGAGCAGGGATTGGCCAACTTTTTTTGCAAAaggccaggtagtaaatatttcagATTTTGCAGATTATATAGTCTCCACTACTCAACTCTGTTATAGAAAACAGCCatagataatatgtaaatgaatgcaCAAGGCTCTGATCCAGTGAAACTTTGTTTACAAAAACAGTAGCAGATCACATTTGGCCCTTGGGCCTTAGCTTTCCAACCCATTTTTAGAACAGAGGTTTTCAAACATGGGCAtgatcagaatcacctggagggcttattttaaaaacaaaacaaaacaaaaatagaaattgcTGGACTCTTACCTCCAGGTTCTGATTTCCTAGATCTGGAGTAAAGTGTGAGAATTAGTATATCTAACAGATTCCCAGATGATGCTGAGAACCACTGTTATAGAACTGTTTCTTAACCACCTCCTTAACTATTATAATTTGAGTCACTCTGTTCTTCTTGATAAATCTTTACATTTTTACTATACAATGTTTCCCAAGAATGGGAACCTACATTCcactgggtttttgttgttgttgttttgttatgttttattttcactttttaaaaatattttttatttttttaactgggttTTAACACAACATAAACCATAGCTGATGTTGAAAAGTGCTGAGAGCCATTTGGAAATCTGGTTACTTATTTTTATGAAAAGTTAACCTGGATTTAGTCCTTTCATAACTCACCAAAAAAGCACTGAATTAACTATCTTTTTTGGTAGTATAACTAATGATGCCAGAGAAGATGAAATGGAGGAGAACCTGACTCAGGTGGGCAGTATCCTGGGAAATCTAAAAAACATGGCCCTGGACATGGGCAATGAGATTGACGCTCAAAATCAACAAATAAAACGGATCACAGAAAAGGTAAAAGCTTTTTATTACCTTGCCACAGGAGAATGAGATATCCAACAGAGTTTTAGTAATGAGCATCTGTGCTAGATACCTTAGGAGAAAACAATAGATAAGATTCTTTCCTCAGAGGATTGATGAGGTGACAGTTCtaacatattgaaaaacaaaaaccaactcccCACATCTCTTTCTCATTTAGAAACTCCAGCCTTGGAATGAAGTCTTTTTACTTAAACCTTCACACATAAAGCTTACTCTTACCTTTGAGggtactcttttttcttttttttccagaagagAGCAAGTTagctttttaacttttattttgtcAATTAATAACATGTTAGTAGTTTTCTGAATCTTCACCTCATGAAAGTCAGTAGATGAAAATCAGTTCTGTGGATGGTTCTTGTTGGAGTCGACATAACAGTCCTCTGAGTAAATTCTTTTTTACTTCACATGATAGTAAAAGATACTGAGAATGAAATTGTTTTCAGTATTTGGATATGTCACCTCTGAAGGCCATTCTTAATGGCTACTTCATTAAAATCTCAGTGCACTTTAATGGATAGCGTGAGTTTTTGGGCTTTGCTTTCTATTGAATCATTGAGCAAACAGTGATTCATAAAGATGCTTTCAATGCTGTAACCTGGGTTTTGGTTATATATTACCCACATGATTTTAATTGAGATATTGGTACGGGTGGTACCACATCTGTTCCAAAGATCTCTGGGAAGGTTATTTCCCTCTTTCCAGGTTAGATCTATGGTAATGCCAGATAAGATTATGATTCAGTTTCAGAGGACTCCCACAAGGCCCAGATCTGTAGCAGAGAAGAGCATTATTGTTATTTCATTGTGTCTAAAATGCCATAGATTATAAGATACATCCCAGTTTCAGAGATGTTCAGCTATAAAAAGCATGTTTTAGAATTGATGAAATCTGGCAAGTTTCTCGGTTAGGCCTTTGTCATGTTTATACAccagaatttttccaaatgaatttcaaaatGTCACATCTTGCCCAAGATAAGTTTTGTAATGTaactttgtttctttaattttcttagtATGTTGATTACTACAAGAgcataaaatatcttttattaaaatgatttaCCTTGTGAACTAATGCTGATGTCTTGTCTTTTTTTCAGGCTGACACCAACAAAGATCGTATTGACATTGCCAATGCCAGAGCAAAGAAACTCATTGACAGCTAAAGTTCCTGCTGTACTTTATGATTTATTCACTCTTCTAGCTCTTCCTTCAAAGTCACTACCTTTCTCAGAGTTTGAAATTTTGGTCCCACACTCTTGTAATGAGGAGATAATGTAGAGGAAGGGCCAGAATAGCCTCcacatttctttaatttctctctttctcttgaggGTGGACTGTACTGCTTCCTTCTGGTATTTTCCTTCTGAGTTCAACCCTTTAGGTGGTTTTCATGTATACATATGGTGTTGTTTTTCATCCTCATTTACTTTAGAAGGTTCTCTTGCTTTCAAGATTTGGAAGCATTGCCAAAGACAACCAGAAGGAAGTAgcaatgtttgttttgtttttgttt from Dasypus novemcinctus isolate mDasNov1 chromosome 3, mDasNov1.1.hap2, whole genome shotgun sequence includes:
- the SNAP23 gene encoding synaptosomal-associated protein 23, which encodes MDNLSSEEIQLRANQVTDESLESTRRILGLAIESQDTGIKTITMLDEQGEQLNRIEEGMDQINKDMREAEKTLTELNKCCGLCVCPCNRTKNFESGKAYKATWGDGGDTSSSNIISKQPGRVTNGQPQQTATGAATGGYVKRITNDAREDEMEENLTQVGSILGNLKNMALDMGNEIDAQNQQIKRITEKADTNKDRIDIANARAKKLIDS